From the Micromonospora echinofusca genome, the window GACGAACCCGTAGGCGAGCTCGCCGCCGAGGCGGTCCGCCGCGATCAGCGGGAGCAGCGTCAGGCTCGGCGCGGTGCCGGCGAAGAGCTGGACCGCCACGGCGGCCATGACGGCGGCGACCCAGGGGCGGCGCCGGACGGTGGCGATGCCGGCCCGGGCGTCGGCCAGGACGCTGCTGCCGGGTCGGTTGCCGGCGGCGATGTCGCGTACGCCCAGCACCGCGAGGGCGCCGGTCGCGAAGAGGAGGGCGGCCAGGCCCAGCGCGGCGTGGATGCCGATGGCGGTGACGATGGCGGCGCCGGCGAGCGCCCCGAGCAGGGTCGCGGAGCGCTGTACGGCGGAGACCAGGGCGTTGCCGCGCTCCAGCAGGGCGGCGGGCAGCAGCGCCGGGATCAGCGAGCGCATCGCCGGCCGGGACAGCGACTCGGCCACGCCGGACAGCGCGGTGACGATGCCGAGCGCCGCCAGAGGCAGATCGTCGAGGGCGAAGAGCGTGCCGAGGACGATGGCGGTGCGCAGCGCGTCGGCGGTGAACAGGATCCGGGGCCGCGAGACGCGGTCGGCGAGGATGCCGCCGGCGAGCAGGCAGACCACCAGGGCGATCGCCCGGCCGGCGAGGATGACGGCGATGGTGCCGGCGCCGGCCCCGAGCTGCACGGCGTGCAGCGCGAACGCCACCGGCAGGATCTGGTCGGCGACCGCTCCGGCGGACTGGCTGGCCCACACCCGCAGGAACCGCGGATGCTGGCTCAGCTTCTCCGCCGGTACGGTGGCCGGGCTGGTGGCGGCGCTCATGGCGTACGACGGGGGACGCCGGTGCGGTCGGTCGCGCTCATCCGAGCTGGTCCTCACCGGCCGCCAGGTCGGCGGGTGACCGGTGCGTGCTGGCGGCGAGGCGGGCCGGTGGCGGGTACTCCGGCCCCACGGGGTGGGTGCCGTCGGCG encodes:
- a CDS encoding MFS transporter; translated protein: MSAATSPATVPAEKLSQHPRFLRVWASQSAGAVADQILPVAFALHAVQLGAGAGTIAVILAGRAIALVVCLLAGGILADRVSRPRILFTADALRTAIVLGTLFALDDLPLAALGIVTALSGVAESLSRPAMRSLIPALLPAALLERGNALVSAVQRSATLLGALAGAAIVTAIGIHAALGLAALLFATGALAVLGVRDIAAGNRPGSSVLADARAGIATVRRRPWVAAVMAAVAVQLFAGTAPSLTLLPLIAADRLGGELAYGFVLAAAAAGALPAIALAGRWRPRRPGTVSMLALTTYAALPGSLAFALPLPVTAVCFAVGGFVVEIYFIYWLSALQREIPAEVLGKTLALDQLSAFALLPVGYALTGPAVAAFGIRPTLVAAAVLTAAASAVTLLVPGVSTFSDPARARRGEAPGGNDHGG